Part of the Zingiber officinale cultivar Zhangliang chromosome 6A, Zo_v1.1, whole genome shotgun sequence genome, GAATCAAATGCAAAATTGATGTATATGTGCCAAGACATTGAAAAATAATCCTTACACCTTAAAAATTGATAATAAGGTAAgtctaagctctgataccaattgtaagagtTGCAATACATCATACATGAACTAAAGGATACATTTACAGCAAAATCTACCTATTATCAAACTCTGAAGCAtaataggaaactaaaacaatagTTCATAAATGGCTAACTTGAATCTATCACAAAGGCTATTGCTTCTTATTTATCGTCGGAGTTCCTGCTAGTGCAGAATGGTCTTCTATAGGAGTGGGCAGCACAATCCTTAGTTCTCACTtgatgaggaagagaagaggttgAAGAGGCTCTTGAACATGCCCTAATTATGAGCATCTTCCTTTATATACCAAGCTCATCCTATAGGGACTATCCACCTTAAAGCTCATTAATCATTAACAGCCTATCAATGTTAATGAACTGGGTTTTGGATGTACACATTGAATCCATATCCATTTAATTCAAACCCTCTTTATATGCATTGAagtattagatcacttaattggtCATTTAGTTACTTTAATAATAATTAGTTGTGTGTATTAATCAAGTATAAATTTATCTTATAAAGATTAAGTTCATCActataaactcaattagattttGTCCATCTATATAGACCTAATCCTACCTAATGAACTTTGGCAGATCATTTAGATATATTAAAACTTTAATTTCCTAAACTCTAGATAGGAGGAGTGTAGTATTTTATATACAATAAATGTATACCcattcatattcatatttaaaaggaaaaaaattatatttctgACAACAACAAACAAAAAAAGATAATCCACTTGGAAATCAACCTTTATCCGGCTTAGCTGCCAAATCAGCCATTAATCTACTTGTAGAAAACTTGCAAACTTACTTTCTCTGCTTTTCTTATTCTCAATGCTAGAAttttctcctctttctcttctttgcCAAATCAACCATTAACTTGTTGCCAAATCAGTCATTATTCTAGTAGAAAACTTGCAAAGTTCATTTTCCCTACTTTTCTTATTCTCAAACATGATGGGCAATGTTAGAAttttctcctctttctcttctttgcCTTATATTTAAGGTCCAATGCAAGCCTTGCATCTTCGTCTTACTCACGGGCTCAGAAAGAAAGAGAGTTGATGAGGATGGAATCGATGAAGAAGAGGAGTATCCTTGTTCTGCTTGTATTGGCAGCCATGGCGGGCTCATTGAGTGAAAGAGCCAGTGGTGGGAGTATAACGAAGAAGGCTTGGAGAACAGTGAGAAGAGTGAACAAGGAAGGGCCATACTTGGGGCTCGTAGTCCCAAACTCCTTCGAGCTGAATCCTCTTCTCCAGTCCTCCAACTTTGTCCACAGTCCACGTCTCCCTTTCTTGGATCTTGCAGGTGCATGCTTTCCTCTTAAATCAGTAATTCTTCTTTGAATTGTTTATTCAGCTACATCCCCAAGAACACGATTGAAGATGATCCATTATATTCAAGTTTcccttttcaaattttgataGAGTTTGTGTATTAAATTCATGTTGTCGATTCAAGTTTGCTCCTTTTCTCTTTGTTTTAGCAGATAACATCAGTAGAGAAGCCTAATTAATTGATTGTTTTTGTTTCATGTGAATGGAAGGAAGGAGATTTCGATTTGGAACAGTGGGAAAAGAGAAGGTTATTGTGGTGATGACAGGCTTGAGCATGGTATAATTTCCAATTATAATGAAATAATGAAGACTTAATTATACAATACTAATTAACTGTGAGTATAATTACATTCTTTTAATCTAATTGCAGCTTAATGCTGGTATAAGCACCCAGTTGCTTCTGACTCTCTTCGATGTGAAAGGAGTTGTGCATTTTGGAATTGCTGGGAATGCAAACTCTGATCTCCAAATAGGAGATGTAACAATTCCTCGTCGATGGGCTCACACAGGCCTTTGGAATTGGCAGGTGAGATATATCCATCAAGAAATCAATAAAAATTGCTTGAATACTCTGAGTCGACAGAGTCAAGGATGAAGACTAGTCACTGAAAATGACATGAAATAAACAAATTCCAACAAAGTGATTAATGGCTTCACGTAAAAAGATAGACTAGTTAAATATATTTGACTTCATATGATTCAATCATATATGAGAATTACTGGTTTCTAGGAAAATTCCTTGTGCATGCATTGAATTAAGCTTCTTTGGTGTTTTCATAACCTTGACAGAGATATGGAGATGGTCCAAATGATGAACTGGCCCTGGAGGCCACTGGTGACTACACAAGAAGAATTGGGTATCTTAATTTTTCAGATTATGATGCGATCAAAGAAGGAAACTTACTGAACAGCGTTTGGTACCAACCTGAAGAGATTTTCCCAGTGGATGGAATTCCAGAAGTCAGACAGCATGCCTTCTGGGTTTCTGTCAACAAGAACTACTACGCACTCTCCAGGAATCTAGAGGTGATAGTGACGTCGACCGTAAAACTTCGTTATCTTGCAAGCTAATTCTTGACTTGGAAATACTTATTCTGGACAGGGCTTGAAGCTGCCGCAGTGCATCAACAGCACATGCCTGAGGAGGAGGGCGAAAGTGCTGAGGGTAGAGAATGGTTGCAGTGCCAACACATTTGTTGACAATGCAGGATACAGGCAGTTCTTGAGGAATAAGTTCGATGTTACTCCGATAGACATGGAGAGCGCCGCCGTCGCGCTCGTTTGCCGTCAGGTACGCGTGCCTTTCATCGCCTTCAGAGCGCTGTCGGACCTCGCGGGTGGTGGCTCCTCTGAATCCAATGAAGCTGCTGTGTTCAGTTCACTGGCCTCTCAAAATGCTGTGGACGTTGTCATAGAATTCGTCAATCTCTTGCATTGAAGTGCATGGCTCATGAATCATGTGTTATGTGTTAGAAGAAGGAAAAGTAATTGGGCAACAGTAGAGCAATAATTAATCTTCTTGATATTGATGTATCCATGACAAACTTAGTTGAGAGATCTTTTACATTGAGTTAGTTTACTAGTCGTCTGAATAATGGCTTAAAAAATATCAGCAATTTAATCCTTTTTATGAAATGTAAGAGACAAATAATTATTGAATTATCACATGCTATGGAATAAAATGAAAGTCAATTACTATATATATTTTGTATGTGCATGAAATATTGGATTTGTTATAAGATATGTAGTTTCAATATTATCACACTAAATTCTTGGTGCAACTTTTGATGTAAGATAAAGTTCAGAGAGCAATGATTGAAATCAAATAATTTTCAACGTTGTATTGattataattttatattcaaCCTCAGTGTTTAAACGAGATACTGtagatttctttttcaaattccaaGAGATATATAAGGTTTCGTTCAGGAAATATTACATATATACTAGTAGAGCATCTGTCTTCAAGAGCGTTTGCCGAATCTGCATCACTATATACATATAAattataacgaccacccttctctcTACTAtattactctctaaggatgaccgttacttaactactaactctacttaaccgataagatcgaaaccatgaggagtc contains:
- the LOC121993694 gene encoding bark storage protein A-like, which encodes MRMESMKKRSILVLLVLAAMAGSLSERASGGSITKKAWRTVRRVNKEGPYLGLVVPNSFELNPLLQSSNFVHSPRLPFLDLAGRRFRFGTVGKEKVIVVMTGLSMLNAGISTQLLLTLFDVKGVVHFGIAGNANSDLQIGDVTIPRRWAHTGLWNWQRYGDGPNDELALEATGDYTRRIGYLNFSDYDAIKEGNLLNSVWYQPEEIFPVDGIPEVRQHAFWVSVNKNYYALSRNLEGLKLPQCINSTCLRRRAKVLRVENGCSANTFVDNAGYRQFLRNKFDVTPIDMESAAVALVCRQVRVPFIAFRALSDLAGGGSSESNEAAVFSSLASQNAVDVVIEFVNLLH